The Salinibaculum sp. SYNS191 genome has a window encoding:
- a CDS encoding uL15m family ribosomal protein, giving the protein MTNKKKRQRGSRTHGGGSHKNRRGAGHRGGRGNAGRDKHEFHNYEPLGKHGFTRPDKVKDDVVTVDVQKLDEDAALLAAEGVAEETDGGYAVDARDVAEDGYDADAVKVLGTGQVRNELSVTADAFSGSARGKLEEAGGSATLSERAEEIDEATDDETDEE; this is encoded by the coding sequence ATGACGAACAAGAAAAAGCGACAGCGTGGCTCGCGCACGCACGGCGGCGGCTCCCACAAGAACCGCCGCGGTGCCGGCCACCGCGGTGGCCGCGGGAACGCGGGCCGCGACAAACACGAGTTCCACAACTACGAGCCGCTGGGCAAGCACGGCTTCACCCGTCCCGACAAGGTCAAGGACGACGTCGTCACCGTCGACGTGCAGAAACTCGACGAGGACGCCGCGCTCCTGGCCGCGGAGGGCGTCGCCGAGGAGACCGACGGCGGCTACGCCGTCGACGCCCGCGACGTCGCCGAGGACGGCTACGACGCCGACGCGGTGAAGGTGCTGGGCACCGGACAGGTGCGCAACGAGCTGTCGGTGACCGCAGACGCTTTCTCGGGCAGTGCCCGCGGGAAGCTGGAGGAGGCGGGCGGCTCCGCCACCCTCTCCGAGCGCGCCGAGGAAATCGACGAAGCTACGGACGACGAGACAGACGAGGAATAG
- the rpmD gene encoding 50S ribosomal protein L30: MRALVQIRGNVNMNGDIEDTLAMLNVERVNHATLVPETDTYNGMVTKVNDYVAHGQPSQETVELLLESRGEPAEGDADVDDEWVAENTEYDDVASLAAALVDEETTLQAQGLSPTLRLHPPRGGHDGIKQPARAGGQLGKHTTEQIDDLLEAMR; encoded by the coding sequence ATGCGCGCGCTCGTCCAGATTCGCGGCAACGTCAACATGAACGGGGACATCGAGGACACGCTGGCGATGCTCAACGTCGAGCGCGTCAACCACGCGACGCTGGTCCCCGAGACTGACACCTACAACGGCATGGTCACGAAGGTAAACGACTACGTCGCCCACGGCCAGCCGAGCCAGGAGACCGTCGAACTCCTGCTCGAATCCCGCGGCGAACCTGCCGAGGGAGACGCCGACGTCGACGACGAGTGGGTCGCAGAGAACACGGAGTACGACGACGTCGCGTCGCTGGCGGCGGCGCTTGTCGACGAGGAGACGACGCTGCAGGCGCAGGGTCTCTCCCCGACGCTGCGCCTTCACCCGCCGCGTGGCGGCCACGACGGTATCAAGCAGCCGGCCCGCGCCGGCGGCCAGCTGGGCAAGCACACCACCGAGCAGATCGACGACCTCCTGGAGGCGATGCGATAA
- the rpmC gene encoding 50S ribosomal protein L29, which produces MTILHAEEIRDMTPAEREAELEDLETELLNDQAVKAAGGMPENPGRIKELRRAIARIKTIQREEGDLDEVAEEAA; this is translated from the coding sequence ATGACGATTCTCCACGCCGAGGAAATCCGCGACATGACGCCCGCAGAGCGCGAGGCGGAGCTGGAGGACCTCGAGACGGAACTGCTCAACGACCAGGCCGTCAAGGCCGCCGGCGGGATGCCCGAGAACCCCGGGCGCATCAAGGAACTCCGCCGGGCGATCGCGCGCATCAAGACGATACAGCGAGAAGAGGGCGACCTCGACGAGGTCGCCGAGGAGGCAGCGTAA
- a CDS encoding 30S ribosomal protein S3, whose protein sequence is MADEQQFIDNGLQRTQIDEFFQKELGRAGYGGMEVAKTPMGTQIVLKAEKPGMVIGKGGKNIRKITNTLETEFDLDDPQVDVQEVDEPDLNARIVADRLANALERGWYFRKAGHTTIDRIMEAGALGAEIVLSGKVTGARSRVEKFNRGYIKHNGEPAEEIVDHGIGTAVMKLGTIGVQVKIIPPNAELPDDFEIYEDVDVSDYVEEAEGVDELLAGEPDEEAEEGEEPSMGAPPEEAEEAAESAESAEEVIEEEVVDDFEDPEVPDEADVEEELDDLAADVDEELDEETEAEAEELMDEMDEDEQEGDEE, encoded by the coding sequence ATGGCCGACGAACAGCAGTTCATCGACAACGGCCTCCAGCGCACGCAGATTGACGAGTTCTTCCAGAAGGAACTCGGCCGCGCCGGCTACGGCGGCATGGAAGTCGCCAAGACGCCGATGGGCACGCAGATCGTGCTCAAGGCGGAAAAGCCCGGCATGGTCATCGGCAAGGGCGGGAAGAACATCCGGAAGATCACGAACACCCTGGAGACGGAGTTCGACCTCGACGACCCGCAGGTCGACGTCCAGGAAGTCGACGAACCGGACCTCAACGCCCGCATCGTCGCGGACCGCCTCGCCAACGCGCTCGAACGCGGCTGGTACTTCCGCAAGGCCGGTCACACGACCATCGACCGCATCATGGAAGCGGGCGCACTCGGCGCGGAGATCGTCCTCTCCGGCAAGGTTACGGGCGCACGCTCGCGCGTCGAGAAGTTCAACCGCGGCTACATCAAGCACAACGGCGAGCCCGCCGAGGAGATTGTCGACCACGGCATCGGTACGGCAGTGATGAAACTCGGCACCATCGGGGTGCAGGTGAAGATCATCCCGCCGAACGCCGAACTGCCCGACGACTTCGAAATCTACGAGGACGTCGACGTCTCGGACTACGTCGAGGAAGCCGAGGGCGTCGACGAACTGCTCGCCGGCGAGCCCGACGAAGAAGCCGAGGAGGGCGAGGAGCCGTCTATGGGTGCCCCGCCGGAAGAGGCAGAGGAAGCCGCCGAATCGGCCGAGTCGGCCGAGGAGGTCATCGAGGAGGAAGTCGTCGACGACTTCGAAGACCCGGAGGTCCCCGACGAGGCCGACGTCGAGGAGGAACTCGACGACCTCGCGGCCGACGTCGACGAGGAACTCGACGAGGAGACCGAAGCCGAAGCGGAAGAGCTGATGGACGAGATGGACGAGGACGAGCAGGAGGGTGACGAGGAATGA
- a CDS encoding ribonuclease P protein component 1, protein MPLTPETLPRHELVGLTVEVVSASNPDLVGIAGDVVLETTKTLGVEGDTRVFHVPKADATFEFAIPRGDRTQMVTVEGSKLVARPARRTEQTGDSQWR, encoded by the coding sequence ATGCCACTGACACCCGAGACGCTCCCGCGACACGAACTGGTCGGGCTGACGGTCGAAGTCGTTTCGGCCTCGAACCCCGACCTCGTCGGCATCGCCGGCGACGTGGTGCTGGAGACGACGAAGACGCTGGGAGTAGAGGGAGACACTCGGGTGTTCCACGTGCCGAAGGCCGACGCGACCTTCGAGTTTGCCATCCCGCGCGGTGACCGCACGCAGATGGTCACCGTCGAGGGGTCGAAACTCGTCGCGCGACCGGCACGACGCACGGAACAGACAGGTGATTCACAATGGCGCTAG
- a CDS encoding 50S ribosomal protein L19e has protein sequence MTDLSAQKRLAADVLDVGKNKLWFDPEAQGDIAEAITREDIRELVDDGVIRAEAPKGNSRGRARERQAKRSYGHQTGAGSRKGKAGARQNKKQDWESRIRAQRNHLRELRDEGDLDRSTYRDLYDKAGGGEFDSVADLQRYIDDNYGEQ, from the coding sequence ATGACTGACCTGAGTGCACAGAAGCGACTGGCCGCAGACGTGCTCGACGTCGGGAAGAACAAGCTCTGGTTCGACCCCGAGGCACAGGGTGACATCGCCGAGGCCATCACGCGGGAGGACATCCGCGAACTGGTCGACGACGGCGTCATCCGCGCCGAGGCACCCAAGGGCAACTCCCGCGGTCGGGCGCGCGAGCGCCAGGCGAAGCGGTCGTACGGACACCAGACCGGTGCCGGCTCCCGGAAGGGCAAGGCCGGCGCACGGCAGAACAAGAAACAGGACTGGGAATCCAGGATTCGCGCACAGCGCAATCATCTGCGCGAACTCCGCGACGAGGGCGACCTCGACCGCTCCACCTACCGCGACCTCTACGACAAGGCCGGTGGCGGCGAGTTCGACTCCGTCGCGGACCTGCAGCGCTACATCGACGACAACTACGGTGAACAATAA
- a CDS encoding 30S ribosomal protein S8 — protein sequence MTGTDPLANALSALNNAESVGHLDQTVQPASNEIGSVLEVFYDRGYIGGFQYVDDGKAGEFDVELKGAINECGPVKPRYSATADEYEKWEKRFLPARDYGTLVVTTSRGVMSHYEAREEGVGGQVIAYVY from the coding sequence ATGACAGGAACAGACCCACTCGCCAACGCGCTCTCGGCGCTGAACAACGCAGAGAGTGTCGGGCATCTCGACCAGACGGTACAGCCCGCATCGAACGAAATCGGCTCGGTACTCGAGGTCTTCTACGACCGCGGGTACATCGGCGGCTTCCAGTACGTCGACGACGGCAAGGCCGGCGAGTTCGACGTCGAACTGAAAGGCGCAATCAACGAATGTGGCCCGGTCAAGCCACGCTACTCCGCGACGGCCGACGAGTACGAGAAGTGGGAGAAGCGGTTCCTCCCCGCCCGTGACTACGGGACGCTCGTCGTCACAACCTCACGTGGCGTCATGAGCCACTACGAGGCCCGCGAGGAGGGCGTCGGCGGCCAGGTCATCGCATACGTCTACTAA
- a CDS encoding 50S ribosomal protein L14, whose amino-acid sequence MEALKADVTQGLEKGSLVTCADNTGARELKIISTHGYSGTVNRHPKAGLGDKVTVSVTKGTPEMRRQVLEAVVIRQRKPIRRPDGTRVKFEDNAAVIIDENEDPRGTELKGPIAREVAERFGSIASTATMIV is encoded by the coding sequence ATGGAGGCACTGAAGGCCGACGTCACGCAGGGCCTGGAGAAGGGCTCGCTGGTCACCTGCGCGGACAACACGGGCGCGCGTGAGCTGAAGATAATCAGCACGCACGGCTACTCCGGTACCGTCAATCGCCACCCGAAGGCCGGCCTCGGTGACAAGGTCACGGTCTCGGTGACGAAGGGCACGCCGGAGATGCGCCGCCAGGTGCTCGAAGCTGTCGTCATCCGGCAGCGCAAGCCCATCCGCCGCCCCGACGGCACGCGGGTGAAGTTCGAGGACAACGCGGCCGTCATCATCGACGAGAACGAGGACCCGCGCGGGACCGAGCTGAAAGGTCCCATCGCGCGGGAGGTCGCGGAGCGGTTCGGAAGTATCGCGTCGACAGCGACGATGATAGTATGA
- a CDS encoding 30S ribosomal protein S4e: MTKHQKRLSVPNSWPVERKTDTFTVKADAGPHGEAGVPLLIILRDVLGYADSRKEARYALNQDNVVINGTPVSDEERPVGMFDILAFTEREEFYRVFPGEGGRLSLTPIDEDSAQSKLGKIVGKRNVPGGEVQLTLHDGQTLLVDEDAGYSGGDSVVVANDDNEVVAHFEYDVGALVTAVDGAHAGDIGRIEEIQVTPGSAQNNVLATQEDIPGVADEGGFETVEEYVVVIDENFIEGDAEDAAEEAAAAEDDEDGGDDE; the protein is encoded by the coding sequence ATGACGAAACACCAGAAACGACTCTCGGTCCCGAACAGCTGGCCTGTCGAGCGGAAGACGGACACGTTCACCGTCAAGGCCGACGCGGGTCCCCACGGCGAGGCAGGGGTGCCCCTGCTCATCATCCTGCGGGACGTGCTCGGTTACGCCGACAGCCGCAAGGAAGCACGGTACGCGCTCAACCAGGACAACGTCGTCATCAACGGCACGCCGGTCTCCGACGAGGAGCGGCCTGTCGGGATGTTCGACATCCTGGCCTTTACCGAGCGCGAGGAGTTCTACCGCGTGTTCCCCGGCGAGGGCGGTCGGCTGTCGCTGACCCCCATCGACGAGGACAGCGCGCAGTCGAAGCTCGGCAAAATCGTGGGCAAGCGCAACGTCCCCGGCGGAGAGGTCCAGTTGACCCTCCACGACGGACAGACGCTGCTGGTCGACGAGGACGCCGGCTACAGCGGCGGCGACTCGGTCGTCGTCGCCAACGACGACAACGAAGTCGTCGCCCACTTCGAGTACGATGTGGGTGCGCTCGTGACCGCGGTCGACGGTGCCCACGCGGGCGACATCGGCCGCATCGAGGAGATTCAGGTCACGCCCGGTAGCGCCCAGAACAACGTCCTCGCGACCCAGGAAGACATTCCCGGCGTCGCCGACGAGGGCGGCTTCGAGACCGTCGAGGAGTACGTCGTCGTCATCGACGAGAACTTCATCGAGGGCGATGCGGAGGACGCCGCCGAGGAGGCGGCGGCCGCCGAGGACGACGAGGACGGAGGTGACGACGAATGA
- the rplX gene encoding 50S ribosomal protein L24, whose translation MTRQPRKQRKQTAQAPLHERQSEVRATLSDDLREEYGQRNVRVNEGDTVEVLRGDFAGEEEEVVNVDLREAVVHVEEVTQETADGEEVPRPLDASNLRVTSLNLSDDERQARLESEEDSA comes from the coding sequence ATGACACGACAACCACGCAAGCAGCGGAAACAGACGGCACAGGCCCCGCTGCACGAGCGCCAGTCGGAGGTGCGCGCGACGCTGTCCGACGACCTCCGCGAGGAGTACGGACAGCGAAACGTGCGCGTCAACGAGGGCGACACCGTCGAGGTGTTGCGCGGCGACTTCGCCGGCGAAGAGGAAGAAGTCGTCAACGTCGACCTCCGCGAGGCGGTCGTGCACGTCGAGGAGGTCACCCAGGAGACCGCCGACGGGGAGGAAGTCCCGCGTCCGCTGGACGCGAGCAACCTCCGCGTGACGTCCCTGAACCTCTCCGACGACGAGCGGCAGGCCCGCCTGGAATCGGAGGAGGATAGCGCATGA
- a CDS encoding 50S ribosomal protein L5, with translation MSSETESGEFHEMREPRVEKVVVHMGVGQGGVELANGEEILAEVTSQQPVRTTAKETEPEFNIREGDPIGAKVTLRDELAEEFLETALPLVDISASQFDDTGNFSFGVEEHTEFPSQEYDPTIGIYGLDVTVNLVRPGYRVAKRDKASRPIPSGHRLDVADAVAFVENTFDVEVEQ, from the coding sequence ATGAGTTCGGAGACCGAGAGCGGTGAGTTCCACGAGATGCGGGAACCCCGCGTCGAGAAGGTCGTCGTCCACATGGGCGTCGGCCAGGGCGGTGTCGAACTCGCAAACGGCGAGGAGATTCTGGCGGAGGTCACGAGCCAGCAGCCGGTCCGGACCACCGCAAAGGAGACCGAACCGGAGTTCAACATCCGCGAAGGGGACCCCATCGGCGCGAAGGTCACGCTACGTGACGAACTCGCCGAGGAGTTCCTGGAGACGGCGCTGCCGCTCGTGGACATCTCGGCCTCGCAGTTCGACGACACGGGCAACTTCAGCTTCGGCGTCGAGGAACACACGGAGTTCCCGAGCCAGGAGTACGACCCGACCATCGGTATCTACGGGCTGGACGTGACGGTCAACCTCGTCCGGCCGGGCTACCGGGTCGCAAAGCGGGACAAGGCCTCGCGGCCGATTCCCTCCGGACACCGCCTGGACGTCGCCGACGCGGTGGCGTTCGTCGAGAACACCTTCGACGTGGAGGTCGAACAATGA
- a CDS encoding 30S ribosomal protein S5, whose amino-acid sequence MSADNGWEPQTRLGKKVADGDIETMQEALNAGLPLKEPELVDQLVPDLEDEVLDINMVQRMTDSGRRVKFRCVVVVGNRDGLVGYAEGRDDQVGGAIQKAIEIGKLNLIDVSRGCGSWECGCGRPHTVALRTTGKAGSVEVELQPAPRGLGLAGGETVRKVLELAGIEDIWTRSSGNTRTTVNFAKATFNALRNTAEARVPQRTFEKREVIE is encoded by the coding sequence ATGAGTGCTGACAACGGATGGGAACCGCAGACGCGGCTCGGCAAGAAGGTCGCCGACGGCGACATCGAGACGATGCAGGAGGCGCTGAACGCCGGGCTGCCGCTGAAGGAACCCGAACTGGTAGACCAGCTCGTCCCCGACCTGGAGGACGAAGTGCTGGACATCAACATGGTCCAGCGCATGACCGACTCCGGCCGGCGGGTGAAGTTCCGCTGCGTCGTCGTCGTCGGCAACCGCGACGGCCTCGTCGGCTACGCCGAGGGCCGCGACGACCAGGTCGGCGGTGCGATTCAGAAGGCAATCGAGATCGGCAAGCTCAATCTCATCGACGTCTCGCGCGGCTGCGGGTCGTGGGAGTGTGGCTGTGGCCGTCCGCACACGGTCGCGCTGCGCACCACGGGCAAGGCCGGCAGCGTCGAGGTTGAGCTCCAGCCCGCCCCCCGCGGGCTGGGCCTGGCGGGCGGGGAGACCGTCCGCAAGGTGCTCGAACTCGCCGGTATCGAGGACATCTGGACCCGCTCGTCGGGCAACACGCGCACGACGGTCAACTTCGCGAAGGCTACCTTCAACGCGCTTCGCAACACGGCCGAGGCGCGCGTCCCCCAGCGGACCTTCGAGAAGCGAGAGGTGATCGAGTGA
- a CDS encoding 50S ribosomal protein L6: MPRTALQTPDEVSVEVDHLDLTVEGPNGSVTRRLWYPDVSVTVDDDEVVITSDAEDAKTKSTMGTFESHVRNMFHGVTEGWEYEMEVFYSHFPMQVSVEGDEVVIENFLGERAPRRTEIHGDTEVEVSDEQVTLRGPDIEDVGQTAADIEQLTRVQDKDVRVFQDGVYITQKPKRGDA; the protein is encoded by the coding sequence ATGCCACGAACAGCACTCCAGACACCGGACGAGGTGAGCGTCGAGGTGGACCATCTCGACCTCACCGTCGAGGGACCGAACGGCAGCGTCACGCGCCGCCTCTGGTATCCGGACGTCTCGGTCACCGTCGACGACGACGAGGTCGTCATCACGAGCGACGCCGAGGACGCCAAGACGAAGTCGACGATGGGCACCTTCGAGAGCCACGTACGCAACATGTTCCACGGCGTGACCGAGGGCTGGGAGTACGAGATGGAAGTCTTCTACTCTCACTTCCCGATGCAGGTCAGCGTCGAGGGCGACGAGGTCGTTATCGAGAACTTCCTCGGCGAGCGTGCCCCGCGACGGACCGAGATTCACGGCGACACGGAGGTCGAAGTCAGCGACGAGCAGGTGACGCTGCGCGGACCAGACATCGAAGACGTCGGGCAGACTGCCGCGGACATCGAGCAGTTGACGCGCGTCCAGGACAAGGACGTTCGCGTCTTCCAGGACGGCGTCTACATCACACAGAAACCGAAGCGAGGTGACGCCTGA
- a CDS encoding 30S ribosomal protein S17: MALGLNVANPEETCSDENCPFHGTLGVRGQTLDGEVASTDMEKTVVVEREYDVPVPKYDRLMKRRSRVPAHAPPCMDLEVGDTVTIAETRPLSKTKSHVVVEVHGGDE; encoded by the coding sequence ATGGCGCTAGGATTGAACGTAGCGAACCCGGAGGAGACATGCTCCGACGAGAACTGCCCGTTCCACGGCACACTGGGTGTCCGCGGGCAGACGCTCGACGGTGAAGTCGCCTCCACAGACATGGAGAAGACCGTGGTCGTCGAACGGGAGTACGACGTACCCGTCCCGAAGTACGACCGCCTGATGAAACGGCGCAGCCGCGTCCCGGCTCATGCACCCCCGTGCATGGACCTGGAGGTCGGCGACACGGTCACGATAGCAGAGACACGACCGCTCTCGAAGACCAAATCCCACGTAGTAGTCGAGGTTCACGGAGGTGACGAGTGA
- the secY gene encoding preprotein translocase subunit SecY: protein MSWKDTAEPVLTRMPAVRRPEGHVPFKRKLTWTAGILVLYFFLTNVFLFGLEGQGTEVFGQFRSILAGGQGTILQLGIGPIVTASIVLQLLGGADLLGLDTQNNPRDQVLYQGLQKFLVIVMIVLTGLPMVFAGNFLPASDAVAQSLGIGEVGVQWLMFAQIFVGGVLILFMDEVVSKWGVGSGIGLFIIAGVSQRLLGGVLTVPGLTGPTDGTAGIIPTWIGIVTGSVQIPPILTPAGIEQLLFGSGFIIPVLTTLAIFGVVVYAESVRVEIPLSNARVKGARGRFPVKLIYASVLPMILVRALQANVQFLGRILHAQIGAEAMPDWLGVYGSSGNPTGGLFYFLAPIQTPIYQITDPLWKLSIRAGVDLFIMIVGGAIFAIFWVETTDMGPNATAQQIHNSGMQIPGFRQNVRSIERVLEQYIPQVTVIGGALVGLLAVMANMLGTIGGVSGTGLLLTVSITYKIYEEIAEEQLMEMHPMMRQMFG, encoded by the coding sequence ATGAGCTGGAAGGACACCGCCGAACCGGTACTCACCCGGATGCCGGCAGTCCGTCGGCCGGAGGGGCACGTCCCCTTCAAGCGGAAGCTGACGTGGACTGCGGGTATTCTGGTGCTGTACTTCTTCCTGACGAACGTGTTCCTGTTCGGCCTCGAAGGCCAGGGAACCGAGGTTTTCGGACAGTTCCGGTCGATTCTCGCCGGCGGGCAGGGAACCATCCTGCAGCTGGGTATCGGTCCCATCGTCACGGCGAGCATCGTCCTCCAGCTCCTCGGCGGTGCTGACCTGCTCGGACTCGACACGCAGAACAACCCCCGCGACCAGGTGCTCTACCAGGGGCTGCAGAAGTTCCTGGTCATCGTGATGATCGTGCTGACCGGGCTCCCGATGGTCTTCGCCGGGAACTTCCTGCCCGCGAGCGACGCGGTCGCGCAGTCGCTGGGCATCGGCGAGGTCGGTGTCCAGTGGCTGATGTTCGCGCAGATATTCGTCGGTGGCGTCCTCATCCTGTTCATGGACGAGGTCGTCAGTAAGTGGGGTGTCGGCTCCGGTATCGGCCTGTTCATCATCGCCGGGGTCTCACAGCGACTGCTCGGCGGCGTTCTGACGGTGCCGGGCCTGACGGGGCCCACCGACGGGACCGCCGGCATCATCCCGACCTGGATCGGTATCGTCACCGGGTCGGTCCAGATTCCCCCGATACTGACGCCGGCCGGTATCGAACAGCTCCTCTTTGGGAGCGGCTTCATCATCCCGGTTCTCACGACGCTGGCCATCTTCGGGGTGGTCGTCTACGCGGAGAGCGTCCGCGTCGAGATTCCGCTGTCGAACGCCCGTGTCAAGGGCGCTCGCGGTCGCTTCCCGGTGAAGCTCATCTACGCCAGCGTCCTGCCGATGATTCTCGTCCGGGCGCTGCAGGCCAACGTTCAGTTCCTCGGCCGTATCCTGCACGCACAGATCGGTGCCGAGGCGATGCCCGACTGGCTGGGCGTCTACGGCTCGTCCGGGAACCCGACCGGCGGGCTGTTCTACTTCCTCGCTCCCATACAGACGCCGATCTACCAGATTACCGACCCGCTGTGGAAACTCTCCATCCGTGCGGGGGTGGACCTCTTCATCATGATAGTCGGCGGGGCTATCTTCGCCATCTTCTGGGTCGAGACGACGGACATGGGTCCGAACGCGACCGCCCAGCAGATTCACAACTCCGGGATGCAGATTCCCGGCTTCCGACAGAACGTCCGCTCCATCGAGCGGGTGCTAGAGCAGTACATCCCCCAGGTGACCGTCATCGGCGGCGCGCTCGTCGGGCTGCTCGCGGTCATGGCAAACATGCTGGGCACCATCGGCGGCGTCTCCGGCACTGGCCTGCTCCTGACGGTGTCTATCACCTACAAGATCTACGAGGAGATCGCCGAGGAGCAGCTGATGGAGATGCATCCGATGATGCGCCAGATGTTCGGCTAG
- a CDS encoding 30S ribosomal protein S14 — translation MSESETDADNGDSEAERTGEQAAKRTGQLRACQRCGREQGLVGKYDIYLCRQCFREVSRSMGFKKYS, via the coding sequence ATGAGCGAGAGCGAGACAGACGCCGACAACGGCGACAGCGAGGCGGAGCGCACCGGCGAGCAAGCCGCGAAACGCACGGGACAGCTACGAGCGTGTCAGCGCTGTGGCCGCGAACAGGGACTGGTCGGCAAGTACGACATCTACCTGTGCCGGCAGTGCTTCCGCGAGGTGTCTCGAAGCATGGGGTTCAAGAAGTACTCATGA
- a CDS encoding 50S ribosomal protein L18, whose translation MATGPRYTVPMRRRREARTDYHQRLRLLKSGKPRLVARKSNKQVRAQLVSTGPEGDRTLAAAESTDLAEYGWEAPTGNMPAAYLTGLLAGLRAIEAGVEEAVLDIGLNSPTPGSKVFAIQEGAIDAGLEIPHNDSVLAEWPRTRGEHIAEYAEGLDDGLYSGDFDATDLPAHFDDMRETLLEGDIEL comes from the coding sequence ATGGCGACAGGACCACGATACACGGTGCCGATGCGGCGTCGCCGCGAGGCCCGGACAGATTACCATCAGCGGTTGCGCCTGTTGAAATCCGGCAAGCCACGCCTTGTCGCTCGAAAGAGCAACAAGCAAGTCAGGGCGCAGCTGGTCTCGACTGGGCCGGAGGGCGACCGGACGCTGGCGGCCGCGGAATCCACTGACCTCGCGGAGTACGGTTGGGAAGCGCCGACGGGCAACATGCCCGCCGCGTACCTGACCGGACTGCTCGCGGGCCTGCGGGCCATCGAGGCCGGCGTGGAGGAAGCGGTACTGGACATCGGACTGAACTCCCCGACGCCGGGGAGCAAAGTCTTCGCAATACAGGAAGGCGCAATCGACGCCGGGCTCGAAATCCCGCACAACGACTCGGTGCTGGCGGAGTGGCCGCGCACGCGCGGCGAGCACATCGCCGAGTACGCCGAGGGGCTCGACGACGGGCTCTACAGCGGCGATTTCGACGCCACGGACCTTCCCGCGCACTTCGACGACATGCGGGAGACACTACTTGAAGGTGACATCGAACTATGA
- a CDS encoding 50S ribosomal protein L32e, whose amino-acid sequence MTDISGVGESKADALREAGYESVADIKSASQSDLAEVEGVGMALAARIKADVGDLEVSEDVEAAVEEEAPEEEPAEEVETELRPRGLVEKTPDLDEEAERLLAQRRREGKPQFNRQDHHKKKRVGTSWRRPRGQLSKQRRGVKGKGDTVEAGFRTPEAVRGLHPSGFEEVYVHNVDDLEGVDGDREAVRIASKVGGRKRERIEEAAQDRDIRVLNPTYEEVEVE is encoded by the coding sequence CTGACGGACATCAGCGGCGTCGGCGAGTCGAAGGCGGACGCGCTCCGCGAGGCCGGCTACGAGTCCGTCGCGGACATCAAGTCGGCGAGCCAGAGCGACCTGGCCGAGGTCGAGGGCGTCGGCATGGCGCTCGCGGCCCGTATCAAGGCCGACGTCGGTGACCTCGAAGTCAGCGAGGACGTCGAGGCGGCCGTCGAGGAGGAAGCGCCCGAGGAGGAACCCGCCGAGGAAGTCGAGACCGAACTCCGCCCGCGCGGACTGGTCGAGAAGACCCCGGACCTGGACGAGGAGGCCGAGCGCCTGCTCGCCCAGCGCCGGCGCGAGGGCAAGCCGCAGTTCAACCGGCAGGACCACCACAAGAAAAAGCGCGTCGGCACGTCGTGGCGGCGCCCGCGCGGCCAGCTCTCGAAGCAGCGCCGCGGCGTCAAGGGCAAGGGCGACACCGTCGAAGCCGGCTTCCGGACCCCCGAAGCGGTCCGCGGCCTGCACCCGTCGGGCTTCGAGGAGGTCTACGTGCACAACGTGGACGACCTGGAGGGCGTCGACGGCGACCGTGAGGCGGTCCGTATCGCCTCGAAGGTCGGTGGCCGCAAACGCGAACGCATCGAGGAGGCAGCACAGGACCGCGACATCCGCGTCCTGAACCCCACCTACGAGGAGGTCGAAGTCGAATGA